In a single window of the Cygnus olor isolate bCygOlo1 chromosome 5, bCygOlo1.pri.v2, whole genome shotgun sequence genome:
- the LRRC55 gene encoding leucine-rich repeat-containing protein 55 produces MGPGAGRRPAMLLGPWVVAAAAVVAAAGAGAGCPVLCTCRGQAVDCSGQRLFSVPAELPLDTGNLSLAHNRIASIPLGYLACYAQLRVLDLRNNSLETLPTRLFLGARRLTHLDLSYNNFSLVTADMFLEASELLRLDLSHNPWLCKVHPKAFRGLAQLRELDLSYGGLSALSLDALEGLTGLVTLRIGGNPWVCGCAMEPFLKWLKSRIQLCASDSQLAKCQAPLEVKGVPLFSLTEESFKACHLTLTLDDYLFIAFVGFVVSIASVATNFLLGITANCCHRWSKASEDEEV; encoded by the exons ATGGGCCCAGGGGCTGGCCGCCGGCCCGCCATGCTGCTGGGCCCCTGGGTGGTGGCGGCAGCggcggtggtggcggcggcgggcgccggGGCGGGCTGCCCGGTGCTGTGCACGTGTCGCGGGCAGGCGGTGGACTGCAGCGGGCAGCGGCTCTTCTCGGTGCCCGCCGAGCTGCCGCTGGACACCGGCAACCTCAGCCTGGCCCACAACCGCATCGCCAGCATCCCGCTGGGCTACCTGGCCTGCTACGCCCAGTTGCGCGTCCTCGACCTCCGCAACAACTCGCTGGAGACCCTGCCCACCAGGCTTTTCCTCGGGGCCCGGCGCCTGACCCACCTGGACCTGAGCTACAACAACTTCAGCCTGGTGACAGCCGACATGTTCCTGGAGGCTAGCGAGCTGCTGCGCCTCGACCTCAGCCACAACCCCTGGCTGTGCAAGGTGCACCCCAAGGCGTTCCGGGGGCTGGcgcagctgcgggagctggacCTCAGCTACGGGGGGCTGTCGGCGCTCAGCCTTGATGCCCTGGAGGGGCTGACGGGGCTGGTCACCCTGCGGATCGGCGGCAACCCCTGGGTGTGTGGCTGCGCCATGGAGCCCTTCCTCAAATGGCTGAAGAGCCGCATCCAGCTCTGCGCCTCAG ATTCACAGCTGGCCAAGTGCCAGGCCCCCCTCGAGGTGAAAGGGGTCCCCCTCTTCTCCCTGACGGAGGAGAGCTTCAAGGCCTGCCACCTCACCCTGACCCTGGACGACTATCTCTTCATCGCCTTCGTGGGCTTCGTGGTCTCCATCGCCTCGGTGGCCACCAACTTCCTGCTGGGCATCACGGCCAACTGTTGCCACCGCTGGAGCAAAGCCAGCGAGGACGAGGAGGTTTAG